The nucleotide sequence GTAGGTCTTAGAGAATAAGCCACACAAAACAGTCAGTTCGGTGCTACGTTTGCTATTTTCACAGTGTAAGACACATGGTTTAACATGGCCAGTTTAAAGATGCTTCTTAAAAACTCAGATGGGGTGAAGAGAAGACACTCTTAGTATCAATTGAATTTCTATTGTGTTTCAAGCATCCTGCTAAATTCTTTAAATGCATTACCACATTTAGCCCTCTCAACAAGAGCTATGCCAATTTCATAAAGAAATGCAGAATTCGCCCTAGATTATACATCTAGTAAATGGTGTCGTCTGGACTGAAACTGAGGTCTGTTCACTCAAGCAAAATTTGGTTAGCAGTGGAGAGCCACGGAGAAGGTGTGGTCCCATGCCTCGTTGTGTTATTGATGGAAGTGTGCACAGGCTGCAATGGGGGCACAAAGGAAGTGCATGTTACATTCTCCAGAGCTTTCAGGGTAGAATTCAAATCCTTCTACTTAGCACGTCACTACCTGGTTTCCCAACCCCGTCGCCCTTCCACCAGCCCCGCAGGTACACTGTCACTCCGTATAGACCAAGGATGCTGGAGCTTAGACTTCTGCAGTTTGGCTTTcggaggccgggggggggggggggggggagggtgaagGGGGGACTATGTCCAGCGGGACCTGGGCCTGGCAAACACGCCTTCTTTCCCACCCTCGCCACGCCCCACTCCTCACCGGGCTCCACACCACCTTCAATCTGCTCCCGTCCAATCCCGGCCCGCCCACCGGCGCCTTTAGCGACCCGGCCCTCCCTGCGCAGGGATCGCGGAGCTGCCCGAACTCTGGCGGATGGCGCCggaagcggcggcggcggcgcgcgaCGTCAAGAGGAAATGCTTGACGCCGCGGCCCCTGGTTGCGAGCTGTTGGGAGTCGGTGCTGCACCCTTAAGGTTCCCCAAGCGCAGGCGGCGGAGCGGCTCCGGGACGGCGGGGTTCGCCTCGGGACTGAGCAGGTTTGTACCTGCGCGCCCGGCTCCGCTGCTGCTTTGGCGACCCGGCCCCCCGCTCGGTGCCTGGGGGTGTGGGGACCGTCCCCGAGGACCCTTCCCGGCCTACCTCTGGGACCGCATCCCGGGGCTCCTGGAAGAGAAGAGCCTAATAATAGGGAAAGTTGCGCACTCTTCTTGAGGACCAGCCTTTTTCAGCGGTGAGAGAGGTATTGGTTCCCCTCTTAATAGAGGAAGAAACAGGCGCGGAAAGGTGAAGTCATCTGACACAGGTCATGCAGCTGGGAACTCATAGATTTAGGTTCAGAGCGAGCCAGGCTGGCGCCAGAGCCCtcgtgttttgtttttgtttgtttgtttgtttgtcttctgCAGGGTTCTCAAGCTTTGTATGGGGTAAAGAATCCCAGGGTGGAAGGTGGGGTTAGTTAAACAGTTTCTGGGACGCCACAAAATCATTGGGTCTAGGATGAGGCTCCGACATCTGTTATTTTCAACAGCTGTCCCCTGGCACATAATATTACTCCCCTGTGAACAGAGCAATGGTCCTGTTAAGAGCTTTTATGGTCTCGGTTGAGAGAAAATACAAACTTCCTCTACACATCTGGTAGTAGTGGAGGGTTAGTATTTGACTCTACCATGAACTCTTTTTGGGCAGATGGCAGTCTCCGTCGTCTCCCCACCTATTAAATGAGAAGGAGCTACACGCCCTTACCCACCTGGGGAAATTTGTTAAAtgtacagattcctgggcccatCTCAGCTCGGAAGATCTGGGAAGGTCTGGAAATTGGTGGGCTAAATAAGCCATAAGATGAGCTGGTAACATTTGAGAACTTGAGATGTGAAGCCTTCTTAGATCAGTAAAGAAATGGATCATAGATTCAGAACATGTGCTGTGAATCTCCccgtttttgtctttttgtaccTGTGCTCCTGTATGTGGGCTATGAGCTAAAATTTCATTGGCAAAAATGCCAAAAAAGTGGTTTTGATGTAGAATCTCTGATTGCTATTGAGCTTGCAAGGATTATAATTACTCCCTTAGGTAGTCTATGCTCTCATAATCCTAACTAAaagcactttcctttttttttttaaacagataccATTGGGTGGTTTGAATCaggaatgaaatgttctgaaagcTGAGAGCAGAAGCCTTTTTGGTCAACATGGAAGACAAAAGACGGCGAGCCCGAGTGCAGGGAGCCTGGGCTGGCCCTGCTAAGAGCCAGGCCACTACTCAGCCAGGCAAGAACCTGTGGGGACCTTGTGTGAATGCACCTGCATTTCAGTTGATGTTAAGGAATTATTTAAAACGTAGCTGGTACTTTGATTTTCTTGATGGCGATCTTTTATTGAGGGTTGATATTTAGTATTCCTCATATTTAGTGCCTGCTCTCAAACCTTACAGTGTGTGTTTTGGGGTCTTCGACAGACTTTACTAACTAATTTCTAGATGTAATATAGATTATTTTCAAGTAGACTCTCTTGACTCTTGCTCAGTAGAGCACACATTTTGGAGTCTGGTTTGAGTCTGTTCTTGCCTTACTTTAGCTACCACTGCTAAGAGCCATCTCCACCAGAGGCCTGGTCAGACCTGGACAAACAAGGAGCATCATCTTTTGGATAGACAGCTCGTATTCAGAGAACCCCAGGAggtaaattctttttctctcacaaCACTAAGAGGTTTGTTTGTAAAAGCTGTAGTCACACAGTAGATCCTCAAATAGTGACTGAATACATTCGCTAATACAAGGAGCATGCAaggcatataataataataatgaaatgtgGACTATCAGCTCCTTAGTGTATCTGAAGATTTCTTTATAGTCTGCTCCCAATTCATGGCTGTATAAAGTTCCCATTTTGGGGGCAAGGAGGTTATACCATGACTAGTGCTTACATTGGTCATCggagtacttttttttaaatgtttgtttattttgagagagagagtgagcagggagagagggagagaaccccaagcaggctctgtggggcttgatcccacgaactgggagatcatgacctgagccaaaatccagaatcagatgcttaaccaactgaaccaccgaggggcccccccccttttttttaatgtttatttttgagagagagagagagagaatgaatgcgtATGCATGAGCAAGGaataagcagagagagagagggagacagaatcctaagcaggctctgcatagtCAGTGCAAAGCCCGGCAGGGGACTCAAACCTaccaactgtgaaatcgtgaccttggctgaagtcagacgctcaactgaaccgagccacccatgcgccctggTTATCTGAGTTCTAACAGTCCTAAACCCTTGCTGTCTTTAGTACTAGTGTAGCAGGTGCCTCTGGAATTGGATTGAAATTTTCAACTACTACAATGCCtgattttttagctttttttccccatggggGAAAAGTTGTAGGAAATAGTGAAGATTCACTGTTTTTTAATAGCATGGGAACATGTTATTAAAAATCAGGCATTTTGCTTTAGTAGTGCttgtaaaaataatgattaagacttatttcttcatgtatcttctatttttaaaaatatcctgagccgcctggtggctcagtcagttgagcgtccgacttcagctcaggtcatgatctcacagctcataagttcgagccccatgttgggctgtgtgctgacagctcagagcctggagcctgcttgagattctgtgtctccctctctctctgcccctcctccacttatgccatgtcgctctctctctctcaaaaataaataaacattaaaaaaaaaaaatctcctggaaAGATTTTTCCAGAATTACTGGGTGCTTGGAAAATGGATTGattctacttttattattttttcttgcccCACTAGTAACTGTGAAGTAGTTCTAAGAAAAGCAGACACGGGTCTCTAGTGGCATAGTAAGAGCTTGGAATAAAAAAGGATAGTTTtaaacttgatttatttttaccaGTAATGAGAGGATATGATAATCCTGCAGGTAAGCCTTTCTGAGGATTAGGGATCATTCCAGAAGTAAAATCTGCCTGTTCCTTGCAGGTAGTACGCAGAGCCCCAGAGCCACGAGTGATTGAGTAAGTAATTGCTGCCATTCTGTATTTTTTGCCCGCAGTAAAATGGAGAGCCCAGATAACTCACCCAGTTTTTTTCCAGCTGGAAGGAAGCTAATGGCCCAATTACTGTCTTAATTTTAGGCTGGGGTATTTGTATCTTAGACATCTTTAAACTTGGTCTTTTGGGAAACCTTTCACAATTTGCTAATGGTGTGGAAAATGCCATAAGATGCCTGTACGTTGATCTCTGACTTGTGTAGGTTTCTTGACCCTGTTTCACTAAGATATCTGCAGACAGTAAGTGAAAACATCTCCTAGGTAGAGACAGAGTGGGGGCACTGGATGGttccgttggttgagtgtccacctcttgatctcagctcaggtcttgatctcaggttcgtgagttcaagccccatgttgggctccacgctgggtgtggagcctacttaaaaaaagaaaaaaaagacagggacGTTTTTTTCCTAGTCATTAAAACCTGGATATTTGAGAAGACTTTAGTTAGGTACTGTTCGACTAGCAATGCTTATGAAAGCTGTTAGAAATCTAGAGGgctttaaatgtttacttgttcCAGAGCAGTTTAAATTCTTAAATTGATCTGTATATAAAATAACCTCTTTGATTTATAATTCCTCTTATACTGATCAGCATATAAAacattcttttccaaaattaacGAAAGATGCTTTgacttctcttttcctgcttttcagtTTCCATCTGATGTACATAAATTGCCAGTAGAAagcatccttttatttatttatttatttatttatttatttatttatttatttatgtatttttttaatgtttacttatttttgaggaagagagacagtgtgagtggggaagggacagagagagagggagacacagaatccaaagcaggttccaggctctgagcggtcagcacggagcccggcgtgggactcaaactcacagactgcgagattgtgacctgagccaaagtcggacgcttaaccgactgagccatccaggcgccccatgcatccttttattttaacaaattagcGTTTGCATGTTATTGCTCATGAACAGTCTGTTAGTCTGTTTGGCTATTTGCAGGTCGACTTGTATAGCTTAGAAAAATGTGAAACTAACACGAGGTCATCATACTTTGAAAGAGGGTATCAAAGTTGTGGCCTTACCACTAGTTAGCTACGTAACGAGTCCTTAGGTAAGTTAAGGCCATTTCTCAGGACTTTAGTTTCCTTGTCTATGATATTAGGATTTGGACCACATAGTCACTTAAGGCAGAGTGTGGTAGCTCTAACAGTCTTCGATTGTTTGTAAGTACCAGTGTGACATTGCCTTCATTGGTgataaagagaagaaacaaaaccatGAAACCTATTACGAGGTACATGTGGGACATGCAGGCTGAAAAAATGGGCAGTTGTGAATATTCAGGTCATAGCAAAATGACAAAACTTCCTGTTTGATCCCAGCATTTGTTAATTCTAGTTATGTAAAGTTAGCTATGTTAGATTTTTATTTGATAACCAGAAATGTCACCCACATTTGAACTGAGCCAGTTTCTTAATGTGGCCCAAAATACATCATGCTGAAACATTGTGTTCACACTATGGGAAACTATAGGCCGCTCATTTAGAGACATAATAAATGTATGTGACAATAACTCTGCCTACATTTTGGCTCAGAGGGCCTTGCACAATCTGCCTGAGAGCCCAGCTCACAGATCATGAACTTCTGGCTCGCATGGCAGAGGGTGATGTGAACACTGTccctttatattattttctgtaactTACCCCTGTCTGGGAGGATCTGACACCGTTATTCTGGCATAGGAACCTATGCAGTCTGGGTGTCTGTTTTCTCACTGTGGACCTCACCACCTTGCACATCTGGAACAGTTTTGTACTTTTGCACATTTGGTTAAATTCTGAGCTTCTTACTGCCCATctactatgttctaggcactgggaaacAACGGTAACCCATTGCTTGCCCGTCAGTAGCCCACAGTCTTGTGAATGAAATAGACATGTAATAAGGTAAATTGCAGTAGTGTATATTTTGAAACAGTAGACTTATAGTAAGGTCTACTGGTAGCATGGAGAATGAGATGGTTAACATTATTTGGGTGGATTAATGGTCAGGAAAGCGCTACAGGAGGTGAGACTGAGCTGAGATTTTGAAGGATGAATTAGAATTTTCTGTGGGACCAAAGCTCGGGTGGGTTGGATTGCGGGTGCCAGATGACGGAGGAGGGCGAGGGGGTATTCCAGCTTGTAGAAAAGCAGGATTAGAAATACGGTAGTGTATTCAGGAGATTCCAAATAGCAATGGGAGGATCACGAGTGGGTGGGAGCTGTCAGGAAGTGGAGCCACATCATGGGACCCTTGAAAAGTTGGTGGGGAACCTTTTTAATCAGGCAGGAACCTCATTAGACATGTATCTGAAAGCAACAGCAGCTCATAGCCCTGAGATGGACTTGCTTCCTGTTAAATGCACCTATCCCAGGGTCTCCAAAGGGATATGCTGTTTGGTACCCCTTCGTGTGATAGATTTCTGGACCATAGCAGCCTCAATTGTGGATGACATACAGAGGGGTAGaatcagaatttattttatcTCAGTTTTTGTCTCCATGGCCTGATTCCATCAGGATTCAATTCCCGGTGACATCAGTGGTCTGCCACCATCTCACTCTTTGTCTCGCTCGTGGAAGAAGGTGGGGTTAGGGCTCCCTCATAGTGCACCCTCGTTGTGAAATCATTCTGGTGATCAGGAGTTTGGGAACTGCAAAGCACAGCCCTTCCACTGGGTGGAGTGTATTATTTTGCCTGATCCCAATGAGTCTGTTTTCTTGATTTATGTAGCAGAGAAGGTGTGTATGATATCAGCGTGTCACCCACAGGCGTATCTAGGTAAGTGAATCCTCCCTGGAAAgttcataattatttttcagttaataGTCTCTTAAAATGTTCTACTCCCTTACTTGAGATAGGTAACTTCTGCCTCTGAAAATCTTGGGGAGTGAGACTTTGGTAATATCTCTTTTTATATAACATTTCtgattccaaaacattttcatagcCTCTCTGTCAGGTGTAGTAACTATTCTGCAATTTTTCAGGTGAGAAAATGAGACCCAGGGAGATTAAGTACTTTTTCCTAGTACCACATAGTAACTTAAAATTACAGGTGACCTAGCCTCTACTTCTGTTCTTTGAATGCTCCATTTTATTcctattatattacattatatatatcacTTCATTTATTATCGCATTAATCATATTactacatatattttcatatgtgttACATTATGTTAATCTTTAATCTACATGAGTAAGTTAATACCTTAATCTACATTAAGGTAGATGTCAATAAAGTTAAAGCATGTGCAATTTAGGGTATAGTAGGCATTaatcattattaaaatgaaaattttggaaGCATCCCCTTAATGCATGAGTTTGCTAAGtcactataaaataatttattttaaatggccatttaaaataaatatatcagaaCTTGCATATCTAAGTGAATTGCTTAGAAAGAGCTTCAGAATCTCTTTTAAGGCAAGTTTAACAGTCACACAAGAAAACCAGTTGCATTATTTTGGTCGCATCTCATTGTTAAACAGGTATGGCTTCAGGTGCGTTTTGGCTCTGAAAAAATCAAAGTCACCTTCAAAGAGTGAAGTTTGACAGAATGTTCCAAGGGCTTTCAGAACAAAGAAGGATACCCAAAATGATTTTGAGCTGACTTGGCATTAATGAAATAAGTGTATATTCAGTGACAGAAAGAACCCTCATTTGGAAGTGTTTATTTTGATACAGTCATAAATGATCGTTTTCCCTACAACTGGCATAGTCTCAGAAGACAGCCAATTGTTAGAATAACACAGGGCCAGGCATTTTGTTAGTTTACTTTTCACAGTGAGCCTGTGAGGGGGATATCATTTTTGTGTTACAGGTAGGAAAAACCAGCGTTCttagaagttaagtaatttacccaaagTTTCACAGCAAGTGGTAGGGGAGCAGTATTTGAAGCGTGTCCGTAAAAGCCCTCAtgcattctttttcctttattgccTCTTACTTGTCTTAACGTGAAAGTTTGTTTCACATCTGGAACATCATGTCCTGCTTGCCATGGGAGGTATGGCAAGATGAGTTCATCTACCCATGAAAGGAAGCATCCAAATTAACTGACTTCACTAATGGTTAGAGACTAGCCCatcttttctgtgttctttagTTAATAATGGTTCTTTCTTCATCAAGGGTGTGTTTGTATCCTGGCTTTGTTGACCTAAAAGAAGCCGACTGGGTATTGGAACAACTTTGTGAGGTTGTTCCCTGGAAACAGAGGACCGGCGTCAGAGAGGGTAAGCACATGTCTGAGATGGCGCTTATTGCCACCTGGTCTCTCTAGAGACACCGTTGCTTCTTTCACCGCGGCCAGTCTTAATTAAACAGAAGAGTAGGGATTTGCCAGCCAGAAGGGAcagggaagagtgttccaggcagatgAAAGAGCAGGTGGAAGGCCCAGAGGTCAGAGAACAGGGCAGGAGCCAGGAGGTGGGAGTTCAAGGAACCAGAGCATATGTGGTTTGGCTGACCTGTGCTTGACACACTTCtatctttttgagtttgtttgCTACCATTATTACTTCAAACAGTGACAGCTTACCTCTTTCTTCATAGAAACCTCcagagctttcttttttccaaatctgTTCGGCATATGTTCTTGTATGATCCTTATTGCCagctttttatcctcattttagtTTCAGTAGAAGAGTccagtgtctttccatttcagcATTTGTACTCTCCTGAACTTGTAAAGATGACAGGACTCGGAGCCTGCTCCTCCGTGGTCAGCCACAAGCAGCACAGCTGCTGGACCAGAGGTGTCCAGTGGAGGGCGTCTATGCCCTAGCGTAAAATTTCCTGTCGGGCACATTGTGTGAATTCAGATTTTCTgtaaagaaagaggcagagtatACTGGCTTCATTTGTGGGACTTGGAAGTCAGAATAGGAGTCTGCTTTTTCTCCTTACTCCCAGAGATTCCACAGCAGTGGCAGACTTGGCTTTGATTGCTGGCTTTGTCATTCAAAGTAATTGTTAATTTTAGGCAAATTACAGTTACATAGTTttccaattcttggttttctgGTCTGTAAAATGGACTAATGATAATACCTATGTTGTGATAATTAAGGGAGGTAATGCATGATAAGTGCTTAGTAGAATGGCTGGTGCATACACAGTAAGCCTTCAGTGAATGTTAGCTGCCTTTATAATTATTGTTCTTATTGTAGCAGCTGATATCAATTGTGGGAAAAAATAGTAGATTGTGGATAACCCCCTACTAAATATATTGAATATCAAAAACTTCTGACTACAATCAGCTACATACTATGGTTGGTCAGAGCACTTTTttcttcatcaaaatcaaaaggtGGCACATGGATGAAAAGTTTATCTTGTTTCTTATACGGATGTTGGTGCCACAGATTCCTGCCTATGAGGGTTCAGACTCCATATCCTGCTTTTTAGACCTTCTCGAATCTGAACCTTTCTGAAGTGTGACTCCACCCTTGTTTATGTCATCACTGATGCAAAGGAGTCACACGTACTCTCAGAGCTTTGCCAATACGGTTTCTGCCAACATACcttctcttgtcttctttctttgaGCTCTTACCCATTCTTCTCCTGAAATCCCATGTCCTCAAGGTGGAACCGTGGGTCAGAGCCCATCTTTATCTGCCTTTGTATTTCTCATAGCTTCTTGCACATTGCATGGTGCTCAGTAGGTACACCTTAAATAGCGTTAAACCATTTCAAAGgccctgtattttctttctcagatgtAACTTACAAGCAACCAAGACTTACAGCATGGTATGGAGAACTTCCTTACACTTATTCAAGAATCACTATGGAACCAAATGCTCACGTATGTTGGAATGTTGTTGGTATGGTTTTATAGACTGTGTACTATAAGTGTAGAGTACTATAAAATAACAGTACTATAAAATAGCTTGCAGAGTTGCATGATGGTTCCTAGTTTAAAAAATCCTCTGGGTTCAAACACTGAGTCTTTGTGCTTGTCACTCTTGATGTGCTTTTTGATCTAGAGATAAACTCTgaggatgagaaaaaaattggaaCTAGAATAAACTGGAACCAGACTCAAGGATTTCAGGAAGAGGAACCATTTCTTcacatccctcccttcccccagctttTCTGGCCATAGCCTTCTGTGTACACCCTTGTACACGTTTGCTGTGGAGCCAAGTTCTTATGACTGGCCAGTGAGGTCAGAACATCTCCTTCCATTTCTCAGGCTCTTTTGCCATTTGTGAAAAAATCTGGTATTTTTCTTGTTGACTTTGTACTCATTCTGTGGCTGTAGTTCTTAGACTTACATCTTATCGTTGCTTTGgcttatttcttatttcacatcttttgtttttaaaagtttccatgACAGTAGACAAAGAGATTCTAGTATATAAATGAAGCTTGTCCAAAGGATAAAGTTAAGGTCCAAGAAATAGCTCCCTGTTTAGTTCCTGGAATCTTGCCCTTTGGCAAATAATTTTATGCTTTATTGAAAGAGACTTTGAAGAAAATGGAGTTTTGCTTAATGGCTTTGGGATACATAGAAATATGACACATTTTAGAGCTTCTAGTAATTTGTTGTAATAAACTACCACTTTACTAACATGTTCAGGGACAGAATATTgatggggatgggagtggggacATGGCTTTTTCACATAAGGAGATAGCTGCATGCTTTTGTTTGTAGGGCTGCATTTAGAATGTGACCCAGGGAAAGGCTGAGACCCTTTATATCTGAGGTTGATTTGGAAACATGAAGAGAACGAAATGAGATCAATCCAACAGATGGCTGGCCACGTTTCTGTCAGAATTAATTTACCTTCTTGTCAACAGCCATAGCAGAGAAGTTGAGGATTAAACAGGCTCTGGGGAAGAAGTTCTTTGTCATCATTTTAGCTCATCTTTTAAAacaggatttctcaaccttggtgttactgacattttgggctgggtaattctttgttgttgggcTGTCCTGTACGTCGCGGGATGTTTAGCAGTATCCAGGACTTGTACCCAGTGGATGCCAGAAGCACTCTTCACCCAGTTGTGACAACAGAAATGACTCCATAC is from Neofelis nebulosa isolate mNeoNeb1 chromosome 10, mNeoNeb1.pri, whole genome shotgun sequence and encodes:
- the ALKBH3 gene encoding alpha-ketoglutarate-dependent dioxygenase alkB homolog 3; translated protein: MEDKRRRARVQGAWAGPAKSQATTQPATTAKSHLHQRPGQTWTNKEHHLLDRQLVFREPQEVVRRAPEPRVIDREGVYDISVSPTGVSRVCLYPGFVDLKEADWVLEQLCEVVPWKQRTGVREDVTYKQPRLTAWYGELPYTYSRITMEPNAHWHPVLLTLKDQIEKNTGHTFNSLLCNLYRNEKDSVDWHSDDEPSLGRCPIIASLSFGATRTFEMRRKPPPEENGDYTYVERVKIPLDHGTLLIMEGATQADWQHRVPKEYHSREPRINLTFRTVYPDPRGARW